Proteins from a genomic interval of Bdellovibrio sp. GT3:
- a CDS encoding twitching motility protein PilT, producing the protein MSLTELLMQAKAKKSQEFLFVVGSEPRARSTTGWESLRKSPGLMTEWKLLQQSFLDDNQKTVLETTGAVVGETALENMRIGFSFFQHESTMKAIIDLDLDGSRFDMPLPGSYLETCLRMKGLVIVSGAGESGQTGTLYKTMQKMGEEKSFMGVVFSTRPFPQMREEKSCFLYHNGIFASKDERDSLLNGVDVVVYDGASDDGSFLEAMALAERGVFVIYSMRAPSLMNALRRCLSVMTDRFGQHGSSRFAEVFSMGLGQYAMPGLGNDRVFAHELLLVKPQIRDFIERQEMTALQSVLTTAPEHSGILTLNQSLLQHLIRRRVDLKTAFETSRDPDHLDQLLKKVGI; encoded by the coding sequence ATGAGTTTGACTGAATTGTTAATGCAAGCAAAAGCAAAGAAATCCCAGGAATTCCTGTTTGTCGTTGGTAGCGAGCCTCGTGCACGCAGCACCACGGGTTGGGAAAGTTTAAGAAAGTCTCCGGGATTGATGACGGAGTGGAAGCTTCTTCAGCAGAGCTTTTTGGATGACAATCAAAAAACGGTTCTGGAAACAACAGGTGCTGTGGTTGGTGAAACCGCGCTTGAGAATATGCGCATTGGGTTTTCGTTCTTTCAGCATGAAAGTACCATGAAGGCGATCATCGATCTGGATCTGGACGGTTCAAGATTCGATATGCCGCTACCGGGAAGCTATCTGGAAACCTGCCTGCGCATGAAGGGACTGGTGATTGTCTCTGGTGCCGGTGAATCCGGGCAGACGGGGACGCTGTATAAAACCATGCAAAAAATGGGTGAGGAAAAATCATTCATGGGTGTGGTTTTCTCCACCAGACCATTCCCGCAAATGCGCGAGGAAAAATCCTGTTTTCTATATCATAACGGCATTTTTGCCAGCAAAGACGAGCGTGACAGTCTGTTGAACGGAGTGGATGTCGTGGTTTACGACGGAGCTTCTGATGATGGCAGCTTCCTTGAGGCGATGGCCTTGGCGGAACGTGGCGTTTTTGTGATCTATTCCATGCGTGCACCGTCTTTGATGAATGCGCTTCGTCGCTGTTTGTCGGTGATGACGGATCGTTTCGGTCAGCATGGATCATCTCGTTTTGCAGAGGTGTTTTCCATGGGGTTGGGGCAGTATGCGATGCCAGGACTTGGCAATGATCGCGTATTTGCTCACGAGCTGCTATTGGTAAAACCACAGATTCGTGACTTTATCGAGCGTCAGGAAATGACAGCGCTACAGTCTGTTTTGACAACAGCACCAGAGCACTCAGGAATTTTGACTTTGAATCAATCCCTGTTGCAGCATTTGATTCGCCGTCGTGTGGATTTGAAAACAGCCTTTGAAACATCCCGCGATCCGGATCATTTGGATCAGTTGCTCAAAAAGGTGGGCATCTAG
- the pilB gene encoding type IV-A pilus assembly ATPase PilB — protein MSSFKIGEILVKQGLLKPDQLAHAVEEQKKSGTARLTGVITQLGFLKENQILRAMEKHFAVPGVEVSSFEIDATVLQLIPRDVCDRNQLIPLQKAGSTLVVAFADPSNIMVKEDLRFITRCKIQAVVATETAIAASIERYYGGNINVKNLNTIAESMEEEYAASTTAEIIDSDSGGEEAPIVKFVNQILGDAIIKKVSDIHFEPYEKRFRVRFRIDGNLVEATQPPQGTGAAIASRIKIMSKLDIAEKRRPQDGRLKVRTKKGREMDFRVSILPTIWGEKVVMRLLDKSNLQLDMTKLGFEEDDLKLFKSMINLPQGMVLITGPTGSGKTTTIYSALAELNKPDVNISTAEDPVEFNLEGINQVQMNPDIDLNFSSALKSFLRQDPDIVMVGEIRDLETAEIAFKAASTGHLVVSTLHTNDAPGTVVRLTEMGVANYIITSCVNLVVAQRLVGKNCESCKAPIEVPAQTLINLGVPQAEVGDYKLMRGKGCSNCNNSGIKGRLAVYELLSMTEKMKEAILKGASTGQLRFLAREQGMKTLRRSALLKLKRGQTTIEEVLNASVKDT, from the coding sequence ATGTCTTCTTTCAAGATTGGTGAAATATTAGTTAAGCAGGGTCTGCTCAAACCGGATCAGCTTGCGCACGCTGTTGAAGAACAAAAGAAATCCGGGACAGCTAGACTGACGGGAGTTATCACACAGCTTGGTTTTCTTAAGGAAAATCAAATCCTTCGCGCGATGGAAAAGCACTTTGCAGTGCCCGGCGTGGAAGTTTCCTCTTTTGAAATTGATGCGACAGTTTTACAGCTGATTCCCCGAGATGTTTGTGATCGTAATCAATTGATTCCATTGCAAAAAGCCGGATCCACGCTGGTCGTGGCTTTTGCAGATCCCAGCAATATCATGGTTAAGGAAGACTTGCGCTTTATCACGCGCTGTAAAATCCAGGCCGTGGTTGCGACTGAAACGGCGATTGCTGCCAGTATCGAAAGATACTACGGCGGTAACATCAACGTTAAGAATCTTAATACCATCGCAGAAAGTATGGAGGAGGAGTATGCAGCCTCTACCACCGCTGAAATCATCGATTCCGACTCTGGCGGCGAGGAAGCTCCCATTGTAAAATTCGTGAATCAGATTTTGGGCGATGCGATCATCAAGAAGGTTTCGGATATTCATTTTGAACCTTATGAAAAAAGATTCCGTGTACGTTTTCGTATTGACGGTAATCTGGTTGAAGCCACGCAACCCCCACAAGGAACGGGTGCCGCCATTGCCTCGCGTATCAAGATCATGTCCAAGCTTGATATCGCTGAAAAGCGCCGTCCGCAGGATGGTCGTCTGAAAGTTCGTACCAAAAAAGGCCGCGAGATGGACTTCCGTGTCAGCATTCTGCCAACGATTTGGGGCGAAAAAGTCGTTATGCGTTTGCTTGATAAATCCAATCTTCAATTGGACATGACCAAGCTTGGTTTCGAAGAAGACGATTTGAAACTTTTCAAATCCATGATCAATCTTCCGCAGGGGATGGTGTTGATCACGGGGCCTACGGGTTCTGGTAAAACCACGACAATTTATTCTGCCTTGGCGGAATTGAACAAACCGGACGTGAATATCTCCACGGCAGAAGATCCGGTCGAGTTCAATCTTGAAGGTATCAATCAGGTTCAGATGAATCCTGATATCGACTTGAATTTCTCCAGCGCGCTTAAATCCTTCCTTCGTCAGGACCCGGATATCGTCATGGTGGGGGAGATTCGTGACCTTGAAACTGCAGAGATTGCCTTTAAAGCGGCCTCCACGGGTCACTTGGTTGTAAGTACTCTGCATACCAATGATGCTCCTGGTACTGTTGTTCGTCTGACCGAAATGGGTGTGGCGAACTATATCATCACTTCCTGTGTGAATCTGGTGGTGGCTCAGCGTCTGGTTGGTAAAAACTGTGAATCATGTAAAGCGCCGATTGAAGTTCCGGCTCAAACCCTGATTAATCTGGGTGTGCCGCAGGCGGAAGTCGGTGATTATAAGCTGATGCGCGGAAAAGGTTGTTCAAACTGTAACAACTCCGGCATCAAAGGTCGTTTGGCAGTGTACGAGTTGCTGTCCATGACGGAAAAAATGAAAGAGGCCATTCTTAAAGGGGCCTCGACGGGGCAGTTGCGTTTCCTGGCGCGTGAGCAAGGAATGAAAACGCTTCGCCGTTCTGCATTGTTGAAACTTAAACGAGGCCAAACAACAATTGAAGAAGTCTTGAATGCATCTGTGAAGGACACATAA
- a CDS encoding type II secretion system F family protein, with protein MAKFQYQAKAATGGIVSGEIEAATQQEAIIRLRAQQLMPTKLVVVARAGGKKPGASQPMFGGRVKGKDLQIFTRQFATLINAGIPVVDCLKILSEGLRPGPLRSAAGQVKTSIESGRRLADSMAQVPLVFDKLYVNMIQAGEEAGILDGILNRLALYMEKSEKLKSQVKGALVYPAVILVVAFAVITGILVFILPKFMEFFNSAGKEPPALTQAVIALSNSMINQWYLYLAGVVGIPFAILQYYRTDEGRDTMDRLFFNVPVFGEVIQKSAIARLTRTLSTLLSSGVGLIEAIDISAKTAGNIVIEQALLRCKASVTEGRTFAAPLGKEKVFPEMVVQMISIGEQSGTMDIMLGKIADFYEDEVETAVKAMTSLLEPLMMVFLGGIIAILVIAMYLPIFSMADVVGGG; from the coding sequence ATGGCTAAGTTCCAGTATCAGGCCAAAGCGGCCACAGGTGGAATCGTCTCGGGAGAGATCGAGGCGGCAACTCAGCAGGAGGCGATCATTCGTCTGCGTGCGCAGCAGTTGATGCCAACAAAACTTGTGGTGGTGGCAAGAGCTGGTGGAAAAAAGCCGGGTGCTTCGCAACCCATGTTCGGTGGACGCGTCAAGGGGAAGGATCTGCAGATCTTCACTCGTCAGTTTGCAACATTGATCAACGCCGGTATTCCGGTGGTGGATTGTCTGAAAATTCTTTCTGAAGGTTTACGTCCGGGGCCTCTAAGAAGTGCTGCAGGTCAGGTTAAGACTTCGATCGAAAGCGGTCGTCGTTTGGCCGATTCCATGGCGCAAGTGCCGCTGGTTTTCGATAAACTTTATGTGAACATGATCCAGGCCGGTGAAGAAGCCGGTATCCTGGATGGTATCTTGAATCGTCTGGCTCTCTATATGGAGAAATCAGAAAAATTGAAAAGTCAGGTGAAGGGCGCTTTGGTTTATCCAGCCGTCATTCTGGTGGTGGCATTTGCAGTTATCACCGGTATCCTGGTTTTCATCCTTCCTAAATTTATGGAGTTTTTTAACTCTGCTGGTAAAGAACCACCTGCACTGACTCAGGCCGTGATTGCACTTTCCAATTCCATGATCAATCAGTGGTATCTGTATTTGGCGGGTGTGGTGGGTATTCCGTTTGCGATTCTTCAATATTATCGCACCGACGAGGGGCGCGATACCATGGATCGACTTTTCTTTAATGTCCCGGTTTTCGGTGAAGTGATTCAGAAGTCGGCAATTGCCCGTTTGACTCGTACTCTTTCGACCTTGTTGTCATCGGGTGTGGGTTTGATTGAAGCGATCGACATTTCCGCAAAAACTGCCGGCAACATCGTCATCGAGCAAGCTTTGCTTCGTTGTAAAGCCTCAGTCACAGAGGGGCGTACTTTCGCCGCTCCATTGGGTAAAGAAAAAGTTTTCCCTGAGATGGTGGTGCAGATGATCTCCATCGGTGAGCAATCCGGTACAATGGATATCATGCTGGGTAAGATTGCCGATTTCTATGAGGACGAAGTTGAAACTGCCGTGAAAGCCATGACTTCATTGCTGGAACCTTTGATGATGGTTTTCCTGGGTGGTATCATCGCGATCCTGGTTATTGCCATGTACTTGCCAATCTTCAGTATGGCAGACGTTGTCGGCGGGGGATAA
- a CDS encoding two-component system sensor histidine kinase NtrB — protein sequence MRLSYALQSNKKQGLTVEFARVSLFAIVLLISVVSTMAQGSFVNWSVQAPFYLVLTLALGLHIIWISEWDQLLQNPRALFLGFVLDSVFISLLIYYFGLNQSLLMFLHLVNILLAGIACRGVGALTLALFTSITFTTAALFSPEMKALNFFFLLALNNIAFFSVAGLAGFLSEQLQSVGKELKQTGLSLRSAQELNQFIMENIPSGMLSFTSDGQVLTANNSALDILGKTEITGLNWYRLFPETEKASDGFRGDLKYVESSDQTAKILGVTLSKVYSPDLQAPLSIALVDDLTKIRQFEFAARQNEKLAAVGGLAAGIAHEIRNPLAGISGSIEMLTQTVTNDDDRKLMKIVLREIDRLNNLITEFLDYARPEKPPTDAVDMAFLLNEVLDAIKTDGKVRADIEQIREISQDLKILGHRDKLKQVFLNIVLNSYQAMQDSSKAQMIVKAVANEKAIVISLRDSGCGMSEATRKKMFEPFHTTKPKGTGLGLAITHKILEGHGAQIFVESEQGVGTEFVLTFPKAN from the coding sequence TTGCGCTTAAGTTACGCCCTTCAGAGTAATAAGAAACAAGGACTGACGGTCGAGTTTGCTCGCGTCAGTCTTTTTGCCATTGTCTTGTTGATCAGTGTGGTTTCAACGATGGCTCAGGGAAGTTTCGTAAACTGGTCCGTGCAGGCGCCTTTTTACCTGGTGCTGACATTGGCGTTGGGTCTGCACATTATCTGGATTTCTGAGTGGGATCAGTTGCTGCAGAATCCGCGCGCCCTGTTTTTGGGTTTTGTTCTGGATTCAGTCTTCATATCGCTTTTGATTTATTACTTCGGTTTGAATCAGTCCTTATTGATGTTCCTGCATCTGGTGAACATTCTGCTGGCGGGAATTGCATGTCGGGGAGTGGGTGCCTTAACTCTGGCTCTATTCACCAGTATCACCTTCACAACGGCGGCTTTGTTTTCGCCGGAAATGAAGGCGTTGAATTTCTTTTTTCTGTTGGCGCTTAATAATATCGCATTTTTCTCGGTGGCGGGACTTGCGGGTTTCCTGAGTGAGCAATTGCAGTCAGTCGGTAAAGAATTAAAACAAACCGGCTTAAGTCTGCGTTCTGCACAGGAATTAAATCAGTTCATCATGGAGAACATTCCATCGGGAATGCTTTCTTTTACATCAGACGGACAGGTGCTGACTGCGAATAATTCCGCTTTGGATATCCTGGGTAAAACTGAAATCACCGGTCTTAACTGGTACCGTCTGTTTCCTGAAACGGAAAAAGCCTCTGACGGTTTCAGAGGTGATTTGAAGTATGTTGAAAGCTCCGATCAAACGGCAAAGATTCTGGGTGTGACTTTATCCAAAGTGTACAGTCCGGACCTGCAAGCACCTCTTTCGATTGCTTTGGTTGATGATTTGACCAAGATTCGTCAGTTTGAATTTGCTGCTCGTCAGAATGAAAAACTGGCGGCAGTGGGTGGTTTGGCTGCTGGGATTGCACATGAAATACGCAACCCGTTGGCGGGAATCAGTGGCAGCATTGAAATGCTGACTCAGACCGTGACCAACGATGATGATCGCAAGTTGATGAAAATCGTCCTGCGCGAGATCGATCGTCTGAATAACCTAATCACTGAGTTTTTGGATTATGCCCGTCCGGAAAAGCCGCCTACGGATGCGGTGGATATGGCGTTTCTGTTGAATGAAGTCCTGGATGCGATCAAAACGGACGGGAAGGTCAGAGCCGACATCGAGCAGATCCGTGAAATCAGTCAGGACTTAAAAATCCTGGGTCATCGTGATAAGCTTAAGCAGGTTTTTCTGAACATCGTTTTGAATTCTTATCAGGCGATGCAGGATTCGAGCAAAGCTCAAATGATCGTTAAAGCAGTGGCAAATGAAAAAGCCATCGTGATCAGTTTGCGCGATTCTGGATGTGGTATGAGTGAAGCCACACGCAAAAAAATGTTTGAACCTTTTCACACGACGAAACCCAAAGGTACAGGCCTTGGTCTAGCTATTACTCATAAAATTCTGGAAGGCCACGGGGCGCAGATCTTTGTTGAGAGTGAGCAAGGTGTGGGGACAGAGTTTGTTTTGACTTTCCCTAAAGCAAACTAA
- a CDS encoding bifunctional riboflavin kinase/FAD synthetase encodes MHIYQGVGQMGSVIESSVVTIGNFDGVHLGHQQLIETVTREAQHYGVPGVVYTFHPHPVKVLFPERQTQRMFDLRDQQERFAAGGIECVIIENFTREFAQVSAQDFLQNYVMKNLNPKTLVVGHDFNFGANRTGNISFLEGFCAQQGIRLIVIPPFQLNGQVVSSTRIREALQAGEVDKAAQLLGRRYYLRGNVEKGFQRGRTIGVPTANIHPDVEFVPRKGVYFTYTRINGHNHPSITNIGVNPTFQEDGKAGPVKIESHIFDMDAQLYGVEVEVELLYFLRDEMKFSGIDSLKQQIFSDMAAARKYFDEQKNS; translated from the coding sequence ATGCATATCTATCAAGGCGTAGGGCAGATGGGGTCTGTTATAGAGTCCTCTGTCGTCACAATTGGCAATTTTGACGGTGTTCATCTGGGGCATCAGCAACTGATTGAAACTGTTACTCGCGAAGCCCAGCACTATGGTGTTCCTGGGGTTGTGTATACTTTCCATCCTCACCCTGTAAAAGTGCTTTTTCCAGAGCGCCAAACCCAGAGAATGTTCGATCTTCGCGACCAGCAGGAGCGCTTTGCCGCTGGTGGTATCGAGTGTGTGATCATCGAAAATTTCACTCGTGAGTTTGCGCAGGTTTCCGCTCAGGATTTCCTGCAAAACTATGTAATGAAAAATCTGAATCCCAAGACTCTGGTCGTCGGGCACGATTTTAATTTCGGCGCCAATCGCACCGGAAACATCTCTTTCCTTGAGGGATTTTGTGCGCAACAGGGGATACGTTTGATTGTGATTCCCCCCTTTCAGTTGAATGGCCAGGTGGTTTCATCGACGCGCATTCGTGAGGCTTTGCAGGCGGGTGAGGTGGACAAAGCGGCGCAACTTTTGGGGCGTCGTTATTACCTGCGTGGCAACGTGGAAAAAGGCTTTCAGCGCGGTCGCACCATCGGGGTGCCCACTGCCAATATTCATCCGGATGTGGAGTTTGTGCCTCGCAAAGGTGTGTATTTCACTTACACCAGAATCAACGGGCACAATCATCCTTCCATCACAAATATCGGTGTGAATCCCACTTTCCAGGAAGACGGCAAAGCGGGTCCGGTAAAAATTGAAAGTCATATTTTCGATATGGATGCGCAGCTTTACGGCGTGGAAGTCGAAGTGGAGTTGTTGTATTTTTTAAGGGATGAAATGAAGTTTTCCGGGATTGATTCTTTGAAGCAGCAGATTTTTTCCGATATGGCAGCCGCCCGAAAGTATTTTGATGAACAAAAAAATTCTTGA